A region of the Callithrix jacchus isolate 240 chromosome 10, calJac240_pri, whole genome shotgun sequence genome:
ccttttatcattacgtaatgtccttctttgtttcttttagtctttgttactattaaagtctattttgtcagagacaaaagttacaactcctgttttttttttcctctctccatttgattggtgagtcttccttcaaccttttgttttgagtctttgtgtgtctttgcttatgagatggatctggatacagcataccaatgggttttgactttttattcagtttgcgtgtctgtgtctttgattggagcgtttaatccatttaaattcaggattaatattgatatttgtgagtttaatgttgtcatttaatgctagctggctattttgcccattaattgatatagattcttcattatggagatactctttaccttttggtaagtttttgggatgactgatactggttgttcctttctgtgtatagtgcttctttcagaagctcttgtaaagcaggcctggtggtgatgaaatctctgagtgcttgcttgttcatgaaaaattgtatttttccttcatttatgaagcttagtttggctggatatgagattctgggttgaaaattcttttctttgaggatattgaatattgaccctcaTTCTcctctagtttgtagggtttcagctgagagatctgctgtgagtctgatagttttccctttatgggtaacctgacctttctctctagctgcccttagaattttctcctttatttcaacactggtgaatctaatgattatgtgtcttggggttgttctaCTTGAGGAgcatctttgtgatgttctctgtattacctggagttgagtattgtcctgtgtTACTAGGttaagaaagttttcctgaataatatcctgaagaatattttccagcttggtggGCTTAGTATctaggtgatggattgatagatgcaggaaaccaccatggcacacgtttacccatgtaacaaacctgcatgtccttcacatgtaccctggaacttaacaaaataaataatttaaaaaaatctatatgacatatatagtatatagcaGTGTCAAGTTTTCCTTAGTATCAAGGTCATGATTCTGTTCACTGTCTCTCTCAACACTTCCTTTACCTTCTCATTCCTCAAGCTGTAGATAAAAGGATTCAGAAGAGGGGTCGCCACTGTGATGAGAACAGCAGCAACCTTGTCATAATCCAGTGGGGAGTTCTGATTGGGTCTCACATACACAAAGATGTTGCTCCCGTAGGCAATGGAGACAACAGTGATGTGAGAAGCACAGGTAGAAAAAGCTTTCTGACGGCCCTGGGTGGAGGGGATACTCAGAATGGTGGAAATTATGCACACATAGGAGCCAGTGGTGAATCCCAGGGAGCTCAGGATGACAAGGGCAGAGAGGAGAAAGTTTATCTTCTCAATGAGGTGAGTGTTTATACAAGCCACCTGTAGAAGAGGGGCAATGTCAcagaaaaaatgattaatttctttCCTACAGTAAGGTAGCCGTGTCACAACAATGGTTGGAACCAACACAAACAGGAAGGCTCCCACCCAGCATCCCAGAACCAGCAGGAAGCAGGTCCTGCTGTTCATGATGATGGTGTAGTGCAGTGGGTCACAGATAGCCACATAGCGGTCAAAGGACATCACCGCCAAGAGGATAAACTCCACTGTCCCCAGAAAGAAGTAGAAATATGTCTGGGTCATACAACCAGCAAAagatatggttttcttttctcctaggAGGCAGGCTAACAACTTTGGGGTAATGACAGTGGTATATAAGATATCCAGAAAGGACAAATTACTGAGGAAAAAGTACATTGGAGTTTGCAGACGATGATCAATTCGTATCAgggagatgatgatgatgtttcCTGTTGTTGTTAACGTGTAAGTTAACACAAGAACCATGAAGAGAGATATTCGAATGTCCAGGAGAGCTGGGAAGGCACTTAGTGTGAATTCAGTCACAATGCTCCAGTTTCCCATGTTGACCACTACATGGTAGGCAGGGTTTccctgaagaaatgaaaaaaaaaaatcagcttaggTAATTTTGTAAATATCTGTGGAAGATGAATTGTGGAGAACGTCTTATGTTGGGAGATGAGTCCTGGCATGTAGGACTATCTGAAAGTTATTGGGACAGTCAAGATACTATTCAGGtacacttttttgtttgtttgtttgttttttctgtaaaataatgtGATAAGGCTGGACAAAAAACTCTAAGGTTCCTTCTagttataaaatttcttttttttcttggaacttatcaaaataaataatacaatgtgatatatatagtatatagtagtGTCAAGTTTTCCTTAGTATCAAGGTCATGATTCTGTTCACTGTCTCTCTCAGCACTTCCTTTACCTTCTCATTCCTCAATCTGAATGAGATGAAATTTCTAGTTTTTTCATCAGATGAAATTTCTAGTCTTTTCTCTCCTTTGACTTGATTTTTTCAGCTAAAAAATGTGCTAACATACTGATGTATACTTAAGCAGAATGCTCTTCTATTATTCTGGTTTACAGCTCCTGAGTGGCAAATCCTTTAAAAACTTTATAGTCTTTTCTATAACAAACTTTCTTTCACTTTGATGATTGTCATGAGTAAGAGATAAAAGTTGATTTACTTTTTTCTACATATGTAGATATCCGGAGTCTCCCAATTCTTAAAGTCTTTCCCTAGCATGTATAGACCTATGAAAACAGTCCAGAGATGTTTAAAAGGAACAGCAGCTCATGGTTCTTATTAATCATTTTAGATGATACTTCAAAAAGAATGAGTGTCTTGCCCTTAGATTGTGCCTTGTGTCTAAAACCCACCTCCTACAAGTTCTATGAAGTAtctaatatatatcatatatctggCTGGTCATTTGAGAGCACCATATAGAGTGTGATAACATCAGAGAGGTACAAATTATACACAGGAAAGCAAAATAGAGGTAAATAAGCTCACTTAATTTACTTTGTCAGCTGACATCCTAAAACTGTACTTCAAGATCATCTAGTTTGTTCTTTATCCCACTATGTGAGAAATCATTCTTCTGCAGAGACCTCCCCATTTTAGGTTAAAACTTACGTATGCTTTAACTCTAACCTTGATGCTTTATTTATCTAGATATCACTTAGAACCTCCTTAATAGATAAGTTAGCATCTCCTCTACTCTTTGCTACTGATCGTGGccacctccttttcttttcccaacCTCCCCCTAAAACTTCCTCCAAGATAAAGTTTgccctcttattttattttttctttttattatttcaagaaaGATATTGTTAGTGCAAAGAATTCAAAAATGcaagttcaaaaaagaaaactatttttaatcaaACTTCTTAGAGATACAGTTGCATATTGGTTTACATAATTTTAggctattttaaagtttaaatacctgagtatctaaaataaattataccaACAGACTATTTTGTaatcagcttttttttcttttcctttctttctcttttctttcttttttcattttttagaaacattttattatttttccatgtcAATTCCTGGAAATCTTCACTATCATTTTTGAGAATTGTATAGCGTTTGATTCTATCAGTGAGACTGTGATATATTCAGCAAGTTGCTTAGTGCTGACAATTTAGGTggtttacatttttgtttgtataaatagtgatcaaataaatattcttccacataaattttttgTGCACTTGTCTTACTAATTTCTGAGAATCTTCTTTTCCAATAGAATGTTTGCCCTCACTATTTGTTACTCAGTGCAAAAACCCAAGAAAGATTTGTTCTTGTAATATTAGATTTTACTTTACTAGAGCAGTTGATAATATTGAAATCACTTACAGATATCTCTCATGGGTACTTAGTTTGAGGGAATTGTTCTATATCATAGCTGGTCTCAGAGAGCTGATGCCTCAATAGCACTTAGAACCTCCTTAATAaatctgtgctttttaaaaaaaatactgtgctttttaaaaaaaatcttttatgctctaaatttcagttttctcatcttagAATGCTGGGCTACACATTTAAAATGTCCATTAAAGTCTCAGAGTCCTGCTATCAGTACTTTTTGACTCCCTGACCCACCTCAAAGAGTATAACTTCTTTTACTCTCTAGTAAATAAATTGCTAAATGATTTGCTGAGTTACTGCATGGAAGTGGCTAATCACAAATACATATACTAATATAATAGCATGGGAAATTAACTTTCTGTGCAAGGCATATTGTTATCTGTTATTTGCGTGACTTGTATTATTATTTCCATGAGGTTGTTCATAGGCAAGttatagtttacatttttttttgttttcagtaataatagatacatatttattgagtttttggtAGTTGCCAGACATGGTTGAAAGCAGTTtactcttttaattttcattataattatatGAGATAAGCActatctttttcctatttttaaattttactttaagtatattttacatttgaagaGTCAGGTATTAATTAGATTAATGTGAGATAGTTCAAAGAAATGGATTCCAATCCTAGTTTTTACCACTTACAGCTctttttaatcaaattaaattCTTTACTTCtaagaaataaagataattataatGTTCGAAATGACCTTCCATGAGGTTGAAATGAAGTCATATATGTGACAATACCTAATAGATTTTTGCTAAAACATTGGTTAAGAAAGGAGATGAACAACTAACGCTAATTGTTTCTTATCTAAATTAATAACAGTAAGTTgcaaaaagattaatttttaatgcaTACTTAACTTGAATCATTTCAGGTTGGCTTATGACtccattcattaaaaatattgaaagatcAGAGAGACTATACACAGAgaagtaaatttaacaaaagtgATAGTATATTAGTAaataaaacatatgcaaaaaagtATACTTATATTGCATCaattatataatgtaaaattttcttgttttatatgtGCAGACATAGAAAGGCTCAAACTTTATTATCTATAAGTGTGTGAATTTATAGCATTGTACTTTTGtactttgtatttattattatttattgctaACTATTTCTAACTCAGAAATATCTGTCAAAGATGAAATAACCCTTACTAGGTCACTGACTTCTGTTTAGCCGTCTCACTGCATATTCATCCAGCCATTGCTTGGATGACTTCAGTGATTAGTAAATTATTATCTTACTTTAGCACTGGCTGGATGAAAACTGCTTACCTTGAGTGgaaaactctgttttttttttaaacttccaaaTACATGTTCATGTACtgattttatagataaaatattaatCTTTTCACCACGACAGCCCTTCAAACACCTTTAGGTTCTAGGTATCCTCCTTGCCCCACCTCTCAGTGAATTCAGCACAACACAAATTGTAGAGTGGCAAGTGGCCTTAAAAACTTATAGAGTAGATCTTCCCCAACTTCCAtttatgggaggctgaagcgggaggactgcttgagaccaggagtttgatatcagcctgggcagcatagcaagaccccatctttacaaatattttcaaaaaactagccaggtatggtgatgagcatctgtagtcctagttactctggAGACaaaggtggcaggattgcttgagcccagcagttccaggttacagtgagctatgaccatgccattgcactccagtgtgggcaacagagcgagaacttgtctctaaaatTAATCAATCCAGCAATCAAAAACTATTAAGTCTCAGTTCTCAGGTATTTTTCCCCATGCAGGAAGACTATATTTTGTCTCTTTGCttaattcttaattattttagttatttggtAACTGAGTTTTTTGAATATAGAAATTCATACAAGCAACTCATTTAGATGTGGCTAAGTGGACCCGTTAAGCATACTTACCAAGTGACAGCTCAGTGAAGGGAACTCAGTAAAGTTTTTGGTATTTCATTTTTACCTTCATGATTATTGAACTATCCTTCCATTGAAGCTTTTACTAAGTAATCTTGAATGTTATAAATGTTTCACCAAATTAAAGGTgacttgaatttttttgtttgcttcttgcCATTTCtcaataaagttttctttcttctgtcagtttttcttttaagtaagtGGATGAATTATGTTTTTTTCATGGGCTTATTTGCCTTAGAGATTAAGATGAGAACAGCTCTTGGGGATATGGGTCAAAAGAAgttaattaatattgttataaaaGAATGTTGGTTCTGAACTTCCTAATCACAAAGTTTTAGACTGAATACAAATAGACTAGTTAGGGGTTCCTTGGGGATCTTTTTCAGATATTCGCTTCTTccatttaaagagaaaagaataccTTAAAAATAATCTACAAGGAAGCTAAAAGCATGGAATACTTTTCATGGTTCTTAAGTTATTGATATAACAGGAAATATTCTATAACAATGTTTGCAATATCATATACTACCTCTTTCTATGttagtgtaattttttaaaaaagttacacATGAAAATAGGGTCATAGTAAATTCCATAATATTTTTCCTCCCTGTCCTGTCcctgttaaaaaaaagatgagccaTTGTGTAATGATCACATCATGCTGTTATCAAAAcacctcatgtaccccataaatacatatatacctactatgtacccacaaaaattaaaaataaaaaacttttaaaagatgagTCCTTGTACAGAACCCAGCCTAGTACAACTCTGTTCTTCCATGCCCTTGACTTATCTCTCACAGCTACAAGCTTTTCATAAACTTCTCTGTATTctctgatatatatatttttgatgaaaattctttcaaacattttttacttaaataaaaaccctcatttataaattatcttaACAGTAATCTGACTTTCACTTGAGGACACTGATTCCACTGAGTTAAACACACATTCTCGTTTTCATATACAACAGCAATAGAGTTACATAGCTGCAGAGACATTATAACAATACGACAACAATATtatattgctttatatttatattatatcaaTTATATGTTATGTAATATGCTATATGATATACATTACATGATTATacaatatatgcttatatataaatatatagtatgtttatattattttataattttgtttttattattttgctctaAATTTCTGCTTTCAATATGAAGTTATTTCCTCTGGTTTCTGATACAAGTCCTCTTAGGCCCATAGCAtgcaatcatttttatttttataatatacaatCTTATAAATTTTCTATGGTTCCACCATTTATTGCCTAAATTTCGAGAAATAAGCAAGTAACTGCTATAGAGCTTTCAAGTAAGACAATTGTGGAAGcgatttttttaattgactctTGCAGTGGTTCGTGTGAACACCTTTTGTCAgctgttttgatttgcttttgtcAGCTGTTCACATGAATCACTGAAAGAGTCAATTAGGAAAACACTTCCACGATTGTCTTACTAAACTTGACAATTAAAGTTTAGGTTGATATTCAACCTAAAACTTGaatatctgttttaaaaaataatttcaacttctattttaagtttgggggtacatatacaggtttgttacatgggtatgttgCATagtgctgaggtttggggtatggatGATCCCATCATTTGGGTAATgggcatagtacccaataggtagtttttcagcttACACTCCCTTTCCTCATTTTCCCccctagtagtccccagtgtctattattcctatctttatgtccatgtgtactcattgtttagttcccacttataagtgaacaagtggcatttgcttttctgttcctgtgccaATTTACTTAGgagaatggcctccagctgcatccatgttgctgcaaaggatgtgatttcattttttctcatggctgtgtagtattccatggtgtatatgtaccacattttctttctttctttctttactgagatgagtttcactcttgttacccaggctggagtgcaatggcatgatcttggctcaccccaacctctgcctcctgggttcaagcaattgtcctgcctcagcctcccgagtagctgggactacaggtgtgcgccaccttgcccagctaattttttgtatttttagtagagacggggtttcaccatgttggccaggatggtctcaatctcttgaccttgtgatccacccacctctgcctcccaaagtgctgggattgtaggtgtgagccactgcgcctggcccacattttctttattccaccATTGATAGGCATCtaagttgattctatg
Encoded here:
- the OR6M1 gene encoding olfactory receptor 6M1 codes for the protein MLALQGNPAYHVVVNMGNWSIVTEFTLSAFPALLDIRISLFMVLVLTYTLTTTGNIIIISLIRIDHRLQTPMYFFLSNLSFLDILYTTVITPKLLACLLGEKKTISFAGCMTQTYFYFFLGTVEFILLAVMSFDRYVAICDPLHYTIIMNSRTCFLLVLGCWVGAFLFVLVPTIVVTRLPYCRKEINHFFCDIAPLLQVACINTHLIEKINFLLSALVILSSLGFTTGSYVCIISTILSIPSTQGRQKAFSTCASHITVVSIAYGSNIFVYVRPNQNSPLDYDKVAAVLITVATPLLNPFIYSLRNEKVKEVLRETVNRIMTLILRKT